Genomic DNA from Epinephelus fuscoguttatus linkage group LG14, E.fuscoguttatus.final_Chr_v1:
ATCtcaagtctacagaaacatctCCGAGGACCTCTGGAAGCTTGTCAAGGCCCACTGTAACCTCCTCAAAGACCACTGCAATTTTCAGACCCATTGCaataggctcgttcgagatgaactgcgcctcgcctggaaagtagacgagagcaggcggccgcagcggggggcggtgacagaaagctgcggtgaagtcggacagtttcccgacagtttccagcagccttcagtccgtacaggaagtcacagacacactaacatcctgtctggaatgatgtcagttcattaaaaaagtgatcagacccatatatcagtttgttttcaccatcagtcacacaacatgttttcttaaaccttcaaatcagacaaatacaatcttaatctctagaattcaacaaaaatgagtagtttatctaaaacgtcatcttgttgagtcgacatctgaaccaatcagctgttagatcaggtgagagccaggtggtacagtcggtggagagcaactgcagcgcctggctctaaaaactgcggtcACCTCGCTCTCGCGGCTTTATggccgtccacttttgtaatacatcagagcaagtcgggatgaagtcggacacaaaactaaccggcatgcattgtgcgccgatcgccTGTGATCGAATTTGCGCAGGACTGGCTCATCTCAAACGAACCTAATGTTTTCAAGGCCAAGTTTAATCTTAGTAAATCAATTTAAACCTTAAATTTATGAGTCCCATTTGTGTTTAACTTGTCTGAACCAAACTACATTCAGAAAATTAcaactcattactaaaagtctcCTATCTGGAGCAAGGTATTCCAGATGTCCAGCAACAATTTtaagctcctcctgggggatcttGGGGCATTCttagaccagatgagatatataatccctccagggTGTTCTGAGTCTGCCTTGTGGTCTCCCACCGGTTGCACATGCCCAAAaaaacctctaacaggaggtgcaCAGAAGGTCTGATCAGATGTTGAGACACCTCAATCGGGCCCTTTTGAcataaaggagcagcagctccactcagagctccctctggatgtctgagctcctcatcCTGTCTCTAAGGAAACTAATTTCAGACagttgtatctgcgatctcattcttttggtcactatccagagctcatgaccataggtgatgGTTGGAATGTAGATGGATCAGGAAATCGAGAGCCTCAACTTCTGGCTAAGCTTCCTCTTTGCCTGTATCACTAATGACGCCACACTGAAATCCATCTTGCATTTCCTTTTACCCTCACTAACTTCCTTGAGACTAACTGAAAGTCCCTCTCCAAAGCCTCCCTGAATTCCTCCCACACCTACTTTTTTGTTTGGCGACCGCTATAGCAGCAGTCTTTCTGGCCAGGTGCTGTTTCAGCAACCCCTGGGCCAACGAAGCCTGAAAATACCACCTTCTGCAGCCCGACGACCTCCTTTACTgctggtgtccaccagcagaTTCTTTGGTTGCCACAACGACTGACACCGATGACCTTCCAACCATAACTTCTAGCAGCCACCTCCACACTGGAGTAGTTTTGATCATCTGATTTGATGTTCCCAGCCTCCCCCTGGATACACGAAAAGTTCTTTGCCCTCACTACATGTCTGGGTCTACCAGGTCTGTCCGGCACCCTCCCCCGCCATCTGATCCAATTCATCATCAGGTGATGAGCAGTTGAcacctctgctcctctcttcacccagGTGTTCAAGACACACGGCCGCAGATCTGATAATACAACAACAAAGTTGATCATCAATTTTTGTCCGAGGTGTTCTGGAACCAGGTACTCTTAAAATCCTCCCTATGCTGGAACATGGTGTTTGCTATGGTCGATCAGTGACTAGCACAGATGTCCAATAACAAAACATCACTGAGGTTCAGATCAGGCAGACTGTTCTTCCCGATCACCCCCTTCCAGGTTTCTCCATTGTCGCCAATGTGAGTGATGAAGTCCCCTAGTAGAACTACAAAGTCCGCAGTCAGTACCCTTTCCAGGATGCACCCTAGAGGCTCCGAgtactctgaactgctgtttgGTGCATAAGCACAAACATCAATCAGAGACCTCCTCTCAGCTACTCATAGTCGCATAGAGGCGACCTTCTTGTTCCCCGGGGAGAACTCCAACACAGCAACTTCGGAAACAGCAAGAGCCCAGCACCTCTCCAGGAGTTTGGTTATAGAACCAGTGCTATGCATAGAGGTGAGCCCAACTATATCTACTTCATACCGCTACACTTCCTGCACCTGCTGCAGTTCTTTCCCTGCCAGAGAGAAGATGTTCCACATCCCCAGAGCCAGTTTGCAAAGCCAGGGGTCAGTACGCCTGGGTCCCCGCCCCTACCTGCTGCCCAACACACAATGCACCCAACTGCAATGCCTATCCCTGCCAGTGGGCACAGATTCCCATGGATTAAGACCTGGCCATTAGACGCTCACCAGCTGGCCTTCCTCCCAGGTCTGGCTCAAGAAAGAGACCCCAGTTTCCCTGTTCTGGGTGAGATGTTCCAGCTCATTCTCAGCTGATTTATCACGGTATATTAAATcacaatcacacagaaagcgttttgcaGGTTGCCAAATGTGAGGCGCATTACACTGCTTTTTTAAGATTGAATGCcaccagtaaaaaaacaaaccaacaaaaaaaaaaacgcttgtAATGCTGttagtaaatagtttgttgggcacagagaaacggagatctgtgtgggtacatgagacccttaaaaagagggtggatcacagggagtaccaccagttggtccaggagcttctcctccatgatggtcatttccagcagtggcggctgctggtctttcaaacaggggaagttCACTTTAAGTTtccatcataaaatgtgtcatattgtagcgaggcagtaacttagaaaaggaacatttaattgaagccattttttcaaccacactcatgtcacagaaccacagcaacacacacctcaaagactttcagatgggtttaaacacctgaactgtgtcGCACCGCCAGAACTGATTTTCTCTCAAAATAAGTTTCCCTGAAACGAGCAGCACCTGAACACTGGCCCAGGTAACAAACAGTGCTATATAGCAACATTCTCTGAACATTCTCAAATAttactgaaacacacatttatttatatatgaatTCTGCCCTCCGCTGCTTTTGCAGAAAATGGTCTGTGATGGTCGCAATAATGCAAcgtttatgtctttatttacggtgtgtgttgtgtgtgtactgtacaaatGGTGTAAATGAGCTAcatggcttatggaaataaggaactccggacgGCACTCTGCATTAGGTCCCAGAGGAAGCTGAACTTcgctggaagtgacgattttgtcgcatttatccaatgagcATCTTGCTTTGCTGCATAAAAAAAAACGTGCTCAGCGCTGTCACATAGGAGTGCTGGGAGGCATTCACGAGAATGTGTGACAGGGAGGTcgtgtttgaaaactggtgataaacagctgacgtttgaacatcatagacatgatgttaaacgcatcctagcgcacgttcaatgcaatgtaaattcttattttaatgtaaattcaatagtgcatatttgaccatttcttcaatgaaattttaggggaagttcagcctcccttgttgtctcggagcaatcgcccctgatttccaggcatattttaggatgactcaggggcagtttgacaacctgctgtctgtcaTTGGGCGTATAGccctgggtatccagcaacagctaccaccagtttctccttcattgtttaccaactgtaaacttgttgtgaccaccacagaaggcccgcctctcaaatcatctgattggaccatgggaaaaaagatgaccaAAAAGAGAGATGACGTGTggcatttttttctgctctgagttgaagttttttcaacttgaggagcAGCCTAGAACGCAGAAACGTGAGGCACATCGCAACGGAAAAGCTGCGAGcaaaaaagcttcattcttattaaaaacaattagaaaaaggcaccagctgctaaaacgctttctgtgtgatcaggaccTTTAGTCTGGCTCCTTCCCTGGGACAACTCTGCATTGGGAGACCCTATCAGGAGCTTTTTACCCTGGACAACGTAGCCCCCAGGGTCACAGGGACATGCACACCTCCATCATGTTATGATGGCAATTCATGGAGGGGGAAATAAAactatatatgtatgtattaacTTAAATTATTCTCATCTCCTCCACTATTTAGTACCAATAATTACTCAGATATTCCTAACGACGCCCATGATAAATGATGTTTTGACCTGGAGtgagaataaaataaatcttcTGGACTCTCTGACAGGTGCGGTCAGAGTTACAAACATGCCTTGAATATCTCcttctctcagccaatcacagaacAGATACTAGCAGAGTTACTCTACATTACGTATATGTGGTTTAGGCTGCACTGTGTGCAGGAGCACTGAAGTTTACCCACTGTGGGAAACACTAATGATGGAATTCAGACTTGATTCAGGTTTCAGCGGTTACAGTGGCAGTGTTTCTCTGGAGGAAACTGGCTCGCCATATCAAGACACAGCACACTTcctgtggtggtgatggtggggGGCGGGAGGGGGGTGTTCGAGGGGTGAGGCCGgcagtcagtctgtcagtggAGCTACTGTGGAGGAGAAATCAGGACTAACTGGGAAAACGTATTATAGAAGTTAAGTGAGAGACTGAGGAACCTGAAGGAGGAGACGGAGGTGTTGAGGATAGGAGtgcaggagaagagaggagactAGAGGATAAAGTACGTAAAAGAGAAGCAAGCACCAGTGAAAACTATAAGACGAGAAGAAGACACTGAAGGAGAAGAAGGCGGAGAAACATCTGACTGAACAGTTgaagaaaagaaggagaaactgaagaagaggaagttggagaaaagaggagagacaCTGAATGAATCTGATTTGTGCTAAAGACACAGACGGTAAGAGAAGTCAGATTTGTGTCAGTTTATCAGAAACAATTAAAGTGATAAGGATCCATCAGACAGGAAgcttcctcctttcctcctctttaGGATGTCTCATGTCTCATGTCCACTTAGTCCTAGTtaattttctttgctttcttttacctaaaacttttctttataatgatcctattattatattatatcctAAAAAGAAGAAGTCAAATGAGTGGCTTACAACACAGGAAAACACTGTGAGCTTGAACGTTGAAATTGTTTTCATTGACCCTCGATCATTATTGAACCTCAACGGTGCAACTGGGTTTTTCCGCAGTTTGTTCAGTGGTTAGACTGAAGAAGTTTAAACTCTGATTTGTCAGTCCACAGTAAGTTCAGGTGATATTCCAACAGCGCTAACCTCAGACCAGTGGCGGCtactggtctttcaaacaggggaagctcacctGAGTCATCCTATAATATGCCTGGAAATCAGGGGTGATTGCTCTttgacaacaagggaggctacCTGAGTAACActgttccctctctctcctcgtccgctcttcagtttcaatgagctctgcatccatgtacgtccgtgtacgtccgtgtactccgtgttcaaataaatacgggcggtcatcaaattcaaatggctcatccagatccacttggtcaaaatcaggtaaaaattcagccatgactactccaaacagagtaactctTCGCGTTTGTAAGAtcactccagcggtaacttcctgcaataACTCAACTCTCgtgagacgtgagatttcagaaccagacttgacttgccacaacaaacaagTCCGAATTtatacccgattttgaccaactggatctggatggaccgtatttatttgaacacggagtacacggacgtacacggatgcagagctcattgtTGGCTCAttggtttctaccgttttttttccccgttaaaggggtttttttggggagtttttccttatccgctgcgagggtcataaggacagagggatgtcgtatgctgtaaagccctgtgaggcaaattgtgatttgtgatattgggctgtataaataaaattgaattgaattgaaatcgaattgaaactgaagagcggacgaggagagagagggagcagtgttacttcggtagcacatatactaaaattgcaacaggcagaacaacgtgtccgaatccagctaaaggtaaacacagacgtttatttctcctttccgttatgttgtcggataattatactaacaatccaagcctatctgtgtgacaaaaatgcacttttagtggatgtatcttgacgttgtttgatgctgtctgagtgccctattatttaatatagtgcGCGCTCACGGCCTGCAGGCAGTTCATCCcgagcttcgtactggagaaatgtcaaatattgaacatcctatcactcatttagacaaaagtagatcggaaaatagggcccaggttgaaaaaaaacattagttcccctttaatgaataaaattaaatttatgttgtttgggaacaaaaatgtacacacagatatacagatGACAACTGACAATGTTAACATTGAAAGAGTTTTGATCGTAGACGAAAAACTCCAGATCAATTACATAAGAAAAAACTGGCAAAGAGCATTGCAATCTCTATTCCTCACTTGTATAACCATATCTGCTGTACTGTGTGGAAGTTTGGGGCAACACTTGCAGCCATTATGCATCAGAAGAAAGCAATAAGGATAATACATAATATTGGGTAtaaggaacacacacactgtttttaatGTCACATGCATTAAAATGTATGGATCTGGTCAAATTTGAAACTGCATTAACCATTGATCATGTTCAAAAGAAAGAATTCACTTCCAGGTaacatacaaaaaatgttttgtgacagGGAGGGGGGTTATAACGTGAGAGGAAAGCttaactttaaaaaacagtgtgtttgtacaactaaaaaaagtctgtgtatttcagtgtgtgggGTGGATTTGTGGAATGGGTTGGCAGATGagcttaaataaaatgtaaatgtaaaccatttttaaaaactgcacaaaaaacaaacccttGACAGGTACTGGGAATGGGAAAAGCTGTTTTAGggaaatttgtatttatttagtatCACCAGATTTATTGTAAATAATTTGGGAATGTAATATAATTAGAAAATTGGGTTGTAAAAATGGGTTAATTGTTGTATGTAACTATATATACATGTAAGAAATTGTACAAATAATTTAAGTTAATAgaggaaatataaaatattggTGCAAAGAATTTAAGTTAATAGAAGAAAATTGAAAGAGGGGTAGGGACATATAAGTTTGACTTCTACCTACTCTTTTTtgaacatttctgttttgttttttgttttgttatcacAACATTGTTTTAAACTTTGGTTCGAAATacagtaattcattcattcattcaatataataaatgaaacatGAATATATGAAATTAAACTTTAATATATAGAGTGAAAATTTGAATATATAGAATGAAACTTGAACATACAGAATGAAATGTGGCTATACGGAATATATAGAATAAAACTCTGAATATATGGAATTAACTTTGAACATATAGAATGGTATTTGAATATATTGACTAAAACTGTGATGAATAGAATGAAAGTTTGAAAATATGGAATGAACCTtgaatatatctatatatagagggagagagagaatacGAGTTTAAATATATGGAATGATAATATTTGTGATAAAattgagatttttaaaatgaaacttgaGAATTCTGAGTGGATGCTGACAACTcttccaactttcattccatatattccaactttcattccatatactccaactttcattccatgtattccaactttcattccatatattccacCTTTCATTCTATATActccaactttcattccatgtattccaactttcattccatatattccaactttcattccatgtattccaactttcattccatatattccacCTTTCATTCTATATACTCCACCTTTCATTCCatgtattccaactttcattccatatattccacCTTTCATTCTATATActccaactttcattccatatactccaactttcattccatgtattccaactttcattccatatattccacCTTTCATTCTATATActccaactttcattccatgtattccaactttcattccatatattccaactttcattccatgtattccaactttcattccatatattccacCTTTCATTCTATATACTCCACCTTTCATTCCatgtattccaactttcattccatatattccacCTTTCATTCTATATActccaactttcattccatgtattccaactttcattccatatattccaactttcattccatgtattccaactttcattccatatattccacCTTTCATTCTATATACTCCACCTTTCATTCCATGTATTCCACCTTTCATTCTATACACTCCAACTTTCATTAcatatattccaactttcattccatgTATTCCAACTTTCGTTCCATATATTCCAACTGTCATATCATATACTCAAACTactatatattatattgtatttacctatatatgcacacacacacacacacacacacacacacggttcaGCTGTGTTGACATCATCACTGATTATcatgatgtgtttgtttttctgtttttcgcagactgacatcatcagcatcatcatcattcaaCTTTCATTCTATACATTCCAACCTTCATTctatatattccaactttcattctatacattccaactttcattccatatattccaactttcattctatacattccaactttcattctatatattccaactttcattccatatattccaactttcattctatacattccaactttcattccatgtattccaactttcattctatacattccaactttcattccatatattccaactttcattctatacattccaactttcattctatatattccaactttcattctatacattccaactttcattctatatattccaactttcattccatatattccaactttcattctatacattccaactttcattccatatattccaactttcattctatacattccaactttcattctatatattccaactttcattccatatattccaactttcattctatacattccaactttcattccatgtattccaactttcattctatatattccaactttcattacatatattccaactttcattccatgTATTCCAACTTTCGTTCCATATATTCCAACTGTCATATCATATACTCAAACTactatatattatattgtatttacctatatatgcacacacacacacacacacacacacacacatggttcaGCTGTGTTGACATCATCACTGATTATcatgatgtgtttgtttttctgtttttcacagactgacatcatcagcatcagcatcatcatcattataacAAAAGATGGAGATCTGGTTTTGCTGGATTTATCTCTTGGTCTTGTTCAGAAACATCTCGGCTGAACCACCACAGTACACCATCCGCCCCAGCAATGTCACCTTCGACCAGGCCCTGAAGGACTGTTCTCCTGGCGTCCTCACCACCCTCGCCACTAACCAGGAGGTCACAGATGTCCTCAGGCTTGTCTCCAAGTCTGCGTCCCCACTACAGAAGGAGTTCACCTTTTGGGTCGGACTGAGGAAGGTCAAGAAGCAGTGTGTTGTTCCTACACTGCCACTTAGAGGATTCAAGTGGATAGAGGATAATAGTCAGGACTCGCAGGTGAACCGCTGGATCAAGGAACCAGCGTATAGCTGCACTTCGGATCGCTGTGCAGCACTAAAGGGAGAGTTGGATGGATCGACGGTAACCAAGTGGGGTCTGATTTCTGTCACCTGTAAGGACAGTTACCAGTTCATATGTAAGACCCGTGTTAAACCTGCTTCACCAGAATCAGCTATACCAGAACCTACACCTGCACCACCAGAACCTACACCTGCACCACCAAAACCTACACCTGCAAAACCACAACCAGCTACACCGCAACCTACATCTGCTTCACCAGAACCTACAcctgcaccaaaacaaccagctACACCAGAATCTACATCTGCTACATCTAAACCACCACAACCTGAACCTAAACTTCCGAGCCAAGGACCAAAACAAGAAACTAACCTGACGCGTGAAACAGGATCTGAACTGCAGGGACCTGGTCTTGATCCTAGTTCTGAACCAGCGCAGGGGTCAGACCCATGTAAGCATCCCTCCCACGATGATTTCCGCTCCATCATTTTGGACCATGACAACATCAAAAGGATCACGGTGCAGTGCTGGCCCAATGTCTTGGTGGAGGTTCGCTGCTGGGGCTCTCCTACTGTGTGGCGGCTGCTGGACAACACCCCCGCCAACTTCAGCACCATCTGCCTGCCGTGTGAGAAAGGCTTCCAGAAAAACGCAACTGGAAAGTGTGTGGATATTGACGAGTGCAGCAGGGGCGGCGGCGCCACCTGCAGGCACAACTGCGTGAACACTGAGGGCTCCTACACGTGCTTCTGCTCTGACAAGGACGGAAAACAGCATGAAGAGGGCTCGCCAGAGTGTGCAGATACAGCGACAGGTGGTATCCTGATCCCAGTGCTAATTGCTGTGGCAGcgctggtggtgctggtggtcATCATCGCAGTTACAGTGAAGTGCTGCCTCATGAGGCGGTCGAAGAAACGAGCCATGAAGAAGGCGGAGAAGATGGCGATGAAGAGCAAAGAAGGCAAGGACTCCTATGGAACAGCCAATGAGAAAGTAGCGACATGAgggagctgtgattggttgtttttggcagtgacatcatcagagtgTCTTCAAAATGACTCCAGGAAGTTAGAAAAAGTTTATCTttgttgaaaatgttttctcaaaCCAGACTTTCtgaagtgaaaatatttttgcaatcaagtttgttttctgttcCAGTGCTTCCTGTTTCAGGTAACAGGAGCTCACCTGGAGACAGGTGAAACTCTTTAACCTCATTtgctatttttttctgatttaaatTTAAGATTAAAACATTAGACATAAACACTCAACGTTCCCATTGAATCAGACTTTCTGGGGATAACAGAAAAGGACATTTAGAAACCTCTggattagtttttttttttttaaaaataaatcaaaattaatgatttattatttaaaaactgAAGCTTTAATCAGAATCATTAATTAGTACATgtaatacatttaattaataaacagtttattaAAGCATAaactaaatattattttataaatacctgatgtaaatgtgttttagaGTTCTGGAAAAACTTGTGTCAATGACTTTAAATTAAGtgacaagaagagaaacattaaattaaatctgacaatatttctgattctgtttATGAGTGTTTTTATCCGTCAGGAAATTAAACTGACTTTATTAGTTGAATTTGTTATtatgataaaatgtttttactttttcatcaataaaaaaaaatgttgctgttttgaataaagtttcacattttatttttaaaacacaggAAACGTGTGtttgtcattcattcatgttcaaactatgtggccaaaagtatgtggacaccctTTAATGTCTGGAACATTCAGCTGAGGTGGAGTGAGAGGTTTTAGTGTGGACAGAACGTGACCACAGTGTGTTTACAAAGTGGTTTCCTGAAGAGAAGAAATGTCCTGACAGGAAATGACAGCCCCCCTCAGGTCATGTGACATTATTATATGAACACGCAAGGACACAGTGTGCACTGAGATGTGAGTTTAAAACTTGGTATTATttttacagattttattttaaattttctgGGCGTGATGATTTTGCACAAATAATGTTTAAAGCAAGAAATAACCTGCAAccatgaaaatattaaaaatctgTTCCATGACGGAGAGGAGGGTTATAATTCAATGGGATTATTTAATTCAAAACTCATAGTGTGTAATAATAGAATAtgttatattgtattatatatattttatttttatattatagaatattttattatataaataatattctaatatatatataataaaaaaaaatgataaatattatgtattttttgtaaGGAAAAGACAGTTGTTAGTATATGCTTTTGGACTGGTTTATATTTGTAAGTCACAGGTATTGGTAGGTTATATCATATACCACAACAGGTTTCTGTAGGATAGATATTTGGTAGTtaatattatatacatatacataggTTATTTTTATGGGACAAAGTAATAAGGTATAACGATGGTATATTTAGAAAAGTATAAGGTATAGGTTTATCTATAGAAGGAAGCTGTCTGGAGAAGAGGTGGAGTTTAATTAGTTTACTTCTTCTCACTCCTTTTCAAATATGTAAATCAAAGTAACTCTACACTGAAAATtgcttttcattatttgtaaatataacttcctgtctattttttacacatttgaaataaatatcaaatattattattatactttttCACAGTATCTTTAAATATAAACTCAACTTTTTTATATTCAATCAATTTAATAACCAGGAAACTGCAAAAGCCTCAtcgtcctctgtctgtctgtctgtctgtctctgtctgtctgtctgtctgtctgtgtctccctccctccctgtctctctctctgtgtaccGGGGCGTCTCTCCGGTTGAACCGGATCCTCTGAAGCAGCGGCTCGTCTCTCATTATATTCTCCTGGATGAATCTCTCCATCGTCTCTCTGTCATGCAGCTgaacacctcctcctcttcctcctcttcctcctcttcttctcctcttcccgCCACTCTGAGCTCTGTGGAGGACGGAGGCGGCTTCTCTCTGCTGAACGGAGCCGGTAACGGCTCGGTGTCCGGCGGCGGAGCGCCCTCGGCGGGCAGCGCGGCTCTCATCTCCTCCATCTACTCGGTGGTGTGTGTGGTCGGTTTGAGCGGGAACTCCATGGTCATCTACGTCATCTTCCGGTACGCTAAGATGAAGACGGCGACGAACCTGTACATCCTGAACCTGGCGGTGGCGGACGAGCTGCTGATGCTGAGCGTGCCGTTCGTCGTCACCGCCGCGCTGCTGCGCCGGTGGCCGTTTGGCGCCGCGCTGTGCCGCCTCGTGCTCAGTGTGGACGCCATCAACATGTTCACGAGCATCTACTGCCTGACGGTGCTCAGTGTGGACCGGTACATCGCTGTGGTGCACCCGCTGAGAGCGTCCCGGTACCGGCGACCCACCGTGGCCAAGCTGGTGAACGCGTGCGTGTGGATGTTCTCTCTGCTGGTCATCCTTCCCATCatcctcttctcctccaccGCCCCAAACTCTGATGGCTCGGTGGCCTGTAACATGCAGATGCCGGAGCCGG
This window encodes:
- the clec14a gene encoding C-type lectin domain family 14 member A; translation: MEIWFCWIYLLVLFRNISAEPPQYTIRPSNVTFDQALKDCSPGVLTTLATNQEVTDVLRLVSKSASPLQKEFTFWVGLRKVKKQCVVPTLPLRGFKWIEDNSQDSQVNRWIKEPAYSCTSDRCAALKGELDGSTVTKWGLISVTCKDSYQFICKTRVKPASPESAIPEPTPAPPEPTPAPPKPTPAKPQPATPQPTSASPEPTPAPKQPATPESTSATSKPPQPEPKLPSQGPKQETNLTRETGSELQGPGLDPSSEPAQGSDPCKHPSHDDFRSIILDHDNIKRITVQCWPNVLVEVRCWGSPTVWRLLDNTPANFSTICLPCEKGFQKNATGKCVDIDECSRGGGATCRHNCVNTEGSYTCFCSDKDGKQHEEGSPECADTATGGILIPVLIAVAALVVLVVIIAVTVKCCLMRRSKKRAMKKAEKMAMKSKEGKDSYGTANEKVAT
- the sstr1a gene encoding somatostatin receptor type 1 translates to MQLNTSSSSSSSSSSSPLPATLSSVEDGGGFSLLNGAGNGSVSGGGAPSAGSAALISSIYSVVCVVGLSGNSMVIYVIFRYAKMKTATNLYILNLAVADELLMLSVPFVVTAALLRRWPFGAALCRLVLSVDAINMFTSIYCLTVLSVDRYIAVVHPLRASRYRRPTVAKLVNACVWMFSLLVILPIILFSSTAPNSDGSVACNMQMPEPEHRWMAVFAVYAFLMGFLFPVLAICLCYVLILSQLRAVALRAGWQQRRKSERKITVMVTVVVSVFVVCWMPFHVVQLVGVFLQRHDPTLSQLAVVLGYANSCANPVLYGFLSDNFRRSFQRILCMRWMEAPEEPLDYLDYYSTALQSRRVSLDQNHHEDQEEDRTRM